AAGAGATCGAGAAAAGGGCAGAAGAGATGTGTAAGGCAGAAAGGATGCATCGCGAAGGGAGCCTCCCCAAGAGAACCAACCATTGTGATACCAAGGTAAACAACATCCTCTTCGACCAGCAGGACGAAGTGCTCTGCGTGGTGGACCTTGACACGGTGATGCCGGGGTACGTGCTTTCTGATTTTGGTGATTTCATCCGTACCGGTGCAAACAACGGTGCGGAGGATGACCAGGATCTGGACAACGTGTCGCTCAACCTGCCCATTTTTGAAGGGTATGCACGTGGTTACCTGCAGAAAGCAGCCTCCTTCCTGACAGAGGTGGAGATTGAACATCTGGCCTACGGAGCCAAGCTGCTCACTTATATGCAGACGGTTCGCTTCTTCTCCGACTACCTGGATGGTGACACCTATTACAAGATTGCCTATCCGGAACACAATCTGGTACGCACTAAAGCACAGTTCAAACTGTTGCAGAGCCTCGAAGAACACTATGATGAGATGCAGCGCATTGTACGGGAAGCTGTTGTCCGTTGATAAATTAATATGACAAAACAAGCGGTGTAAAGAAATATTTACTATCTTTGCACCGCTTTATTTTGAGGAAAAAACGTGGCAAAGTTTAGTTTGTACAATATTTCCCTGAAAAACCTTTCCTTCGGAACCCATACCTACGCGTATGATCTGGACCGAAAATTTTTCGAAGCCATTGATGGTGACGAAGTAAGGAAAGGAAATGTGAAGGTGATGGTGACCGTGAAGCGAACCTCATCAACCTTTGAGTTTGATTTTGAACTGAAAGGAGTGGTGCAGGTGCCCTGCACACGTTGCCTCGACGACATGAACCAGGAGGTGGATACAACAAACCGTCTGATTGTGAAGTTCGGTAAGGAGTATTCAGAAGAGAGCGATGAGATTGTGATCATCCCCGAAGAGGAGGGAGAAATAAACATCGCATGGTTTCTCTACGAGTTTGTTGCGCTGTGCATCCCCATCAAGCATGTTCATCCCGCGGGTGAATGCAATCGCGCCGTTTCATCAAAACTGCGCAAGCACAGGGCTGTCAGCACCGATGAGGAGGACGCCGATGATGAGATCGCCGATGACGATGAACTTGCAAGTGAAGAGGATTCACAAACAGGCGATCCGCGATGGGATGCCTTGAAAGGGCTCAGTTTTGAAGACAATGATTGATATAAACAGTAAAAAGTAAATAATAAAATGGCACATCCTAAAAGAAGACAGTCTTCTGCAAGACAAGGTAAAAGAAGGGCACACGATCATGCGAAAATGCCTACCATGGCTATATGCCCCAACTGCGGTGCATGGCACATCTACCACACCGTATGTGGTGAATGTGGCTACTACAGGGGTAAGCTGGCAATTGAAAAAGAGGTGACAGCATAAGGTACTCTTGGCGATACATGAAAAAACCCTGAAACAATCTGATCGTTTTCAGGGTTTTTTATTCATTCAACTCTTATTTGAACGATGATGAGACAACAAAATGCAGTAATCACCGGTATCGCGGCCAGTCTGCCGGACTATATACTCACCAACGAGGAACTTTCAACCATGGTCGACACCACCGATGAGTGGATCATGACGCGTGTGGGAATCAAGGAGAGGCGTATCCTCAAAGGTGAAGAGATGGGTATCTCGGTGCTTGGCACAAAAGCTGTGGCAGATCTGCTTGCCAAAACAGGTACCGCGCCCCAGGAGGTGGATGCGGTGATCTTTGCCACCTCCACTCCCGATCACTTCTTCCCGTCTGCCGCATCAATCGTTGCAGAGAACAATCACATTAAAAATGCCTTTTGTTTTGATATGGAGGTTGCCTGCTCCGGCTTTGTGTATGGACTGGAGATCTGCAACGGACTGATCAAAACGGGGAAGTACAAGAAGATTATCCTGTTGGCAGGCGACAAGATGTCGGCCATTACCAACTACAACGATCGTACTACCTGTCCGCTTTTCGGAGATGCCGCCGCGGCTGTGCTGATTGAACCGACAGATGAAGAGCTTGGAATCATCGATGCAGAGTTGCATTCTGACGGAGTGGGATACAAACCTTTGCACATGAAGGCGGGCGGAAGCAAGTACCCTGCCAGCCATGAGACGGTCGACAAGAATGAACATACGGTCTACCAGGATGGCAAGGTGGTTTTTAAGTACGCCGTGTCACGAATGGCTGAGGTTTCGGAAAGCATCATGAAGCGAAACAACCTGACAGCCGATGATGTAGATTGGCTGGTGCCACACCAGGCCAACCTGCGGATCATAGATGCCACCGTGGAGCGTACCGGTTTGTCGACTGACAAGGTGATGGTGAACATCGAACGCTATGGCAACACCAGCGCAGGTACGATACCGGTCTGCCTGTGGGAGTGGGAATCAAAACTCCGAAAAGGAGACAACATCATCCTCACCGCCTTTGGCGCCGGTTTTTCCTGGGGGAGTGTCTACTTGAAATGGGGTTACGACGGAAACAAGGAAACAGATAAAAAGTAACAATGGAACAGAGGAAGCATCGTTCCGGCTTTGTCAACATCGTTGGAAATCCCAACGTGGGTAAATCGACCCTGATGAACCGACTGGTGGGGGAGAAGATCTCGATTATCACCGCCAAGGCACAAACAACGCGCCACCGGATCATCGGCATCGTGAACAAACCGGGGTACCAGGTGGTCTATTCCGATACACCCGGCGTGTTGCGTCCCAACTACAAGCTGCAGGAGCAGATGCTGACATTCTCGCTTTCGGCCCTGCAGGATGCTGATGTACTGCTCTACGTGACCGACGTGGTGGAGAAGGTTGACAAGAATGATGTGTTCCTCGCGAAAGTACAGCAGTTGGATCTGCCGCTGCTGCTGTTGATCAATAAAATTGACCAGACCACGCAGGAGGCGCTGGAGCAATTGGTAATGCAATGGCAAACCCTGTTGCCCAAAGCGGAGATCTATCCCATCTCGGCGTTGAACAACTTCAGTGTGGACCTTGTTCAGAAAAGAGTCCTGGAACTATTGCCTGAGTCACCTCCCTATTTCGAGAAGGATGCGCTGACCGACAAGCCGGCCCGTTTCTTCGTGGCAGAGATCATCCGGGAGAAGGCGCTTTTGCTTTACCAGAAAGAGGTTCCCTATGCCATTGAGGCCATTGTGGAGGAGTTTCTGGAAGAGAAGGATATCATCCGGATCAGGGCGATCATCCTGGTGGAGCGCGATACCCAGAAGGGGATTGTGATCGGTCACAAGGGTGAATCGCTCAAAAAACTGGGAACGATGGCCCGCAAAGATATAGAACGTTTCTTCGAGAAGAAGATTTACCTCCAGCTCTATGTAAAGGTAGAGAAGGACTGGCGCAACCGGGATAACCTGTTAAAAACCTTCGGATACAAACTGGACTGAAGATGATTAGCAATAAGCAAATCCTCAAATTCTCAAATCAACTCATCAGCGAATCAACAACATTATGCAAAACTTAGTAGCGATTGTGGGACGTCCCAACGTGGGAAAATCCACCCTTTTCAACCGATTGACACAAAGCCGTGAGGCTATTGTGACGGAGACTGCCGGCACCACCCGCGACCGTCAGTACGGCAAAGTCAACTGGAACGGGAAGGAGTTTTCACTGGTCGATACTGGTGGATGGGTGGTCGACTCCGATGATGTGATGGAGGATGAGATCAACAAACAGGTGCGCATTGCGATGGACGAGGCAGATGTGATTCTCTTCGTAGTGGATGTGATGAATGGGTTGACCGATCTTGACACCAGTGTGGCACATATGCTACGTCGATCCGGCAAACCGGTAGTGGTGGTCTCCAACAAATCAGACAACTTCGATCTTGGACACCAGGCAGCCGAATTTTATACACTGGGTCTGGGTGATCCATTCAGTGTCTCTGCCATCAACGGATCCGGCACCGGTGATCTGCTCGATCATATTCTCACACTTTTCACCAGTAGCGGCGAGGAGGAGGTGCTGGATGATGTCCCCCGGTTTGCAGTGGTGGGACGTCCCAATGCCGGAAAATCTTCCATCATCAATGCATTGATAGGTGAGGAACGGAGCATTGTAACTGACATTGCCGGCACCACACGCGACTCCATTTACATGCGCTACAATAAGTTCGGCATGGATTTTTATCTCGTCGATACTGCCGGTATCCGTAAGCGGGGAAAGGTGAACGAAGATCTGGAATACTTCTCGGTTATTCGCTCCATTCGTGTAATTGAGAATGCGGATGTTTGTATCCTGATGCTGGATGCAACCCGCGGCATCGAGAGCCAGGACCTCAATATCTTTTCACTGATTCAAAAGAACCGCAAGGGGCTGGTGGTCTTTGTCAACAAGTGGGACCTGGTGGAAGGCAAAGATAACATGGTGATCAAGACTTTTGAGAATGCCATCCGCCAGCGACTGGCACCATTTACCGACTTCCCCATCATCTTTGGTTCGGCACTTACAAAACAGCGAATCTTGAAAGTGATGGACCTTGCCAAGGAGGTTTATCTGAATAAAAAAAGAAAAGTGGCTACCAGCAAGCTTAATGAAAAGCTGTTACCCATCATTGAGCGTACTCCTCCTCCAGCCATCAAAGGGAAATATATCAAGGTGAAATACATCACCCAACTGCCCAAAACACAAGTACCTTCCTTTGTCTTTTTCTGCAATTTGCCACAATGGATCAAAGAGCCCTATAAGCGGTTCATCGAGAATCGCATGCGTGAGATATGGGACTTCTCAGGTACACCCATCAACATCTTTTTCAGAGAAAAATGAGCTGTTGTACAAGCATACCCGCCGGTTAACCACTGGCGGGTTTTTTTTTGTCTTCACAAATCAACCCTTCAGCACTACCCCATATCCGGTTTACAGAACGTTAACTAAACAGTTGCATGGTTCTATCTGCAAAAATAAATCAAAAAAACAGATGTTTTCCCAAAAATAATGCGTTAATTTGCAGTTATTGAAAAAAAAAGTGGTTGGTAAAAAACTACTATCGTGTTATAAAAAACTAAAAAATGAACAGCAACATCCCAATCGGATGGTTGGGGTATAACGAAGGGACTACTGATGAATACGAACAACAATCTTGATGAGAAAAATTTAACCATCGAAACTGAAAACAAAGAGATGCATCCGGAGCCTGATGTGCCGGTCCAGGAGTCTAAGGTAGATACCCCTCAAGCTGAAGAGGTTCAGGAAGCGGATCAAACCGCAGAAACCGATGCAGATACTCTCCCGGAAAGGCAGGAAGTTAATGAAGACTCTGACCAGAAATTGGTCGGGGAAACTGTCGACTCTACTGTTTCCGAAGTTCTGCCTGATGTTGCAGCATCTGTCTCGGAAGAGACTGATGAACAGCAGGAAAAAGAACAGGAGAAAATTGATTACCATTTGGAAGATGGTGATACAAGTGAGTCGGATGAGACCGGTAGTGAGGAAGAAGAATCGGATGATGATTCTGAATCAGACGATCAAACCGGTACCCTGTTAACCGTTGATGAAATTGTACTGAAGCTTCGGGGATTGCTGGATGAAGAACGTCCTCAGAGAAAAGATATCGATGAGTACAAAAATCAATTCTATCGCACGCTGCGCAATGAAATTGAGGGTCAAAAACAAGCATTTCTCTCTGCCGGAGGTGAAGAGATCGATTTTGTAGCCAACGAGCCTGCCCTTTTCGTTGAAGGGAAAGAGTTGTTGCAGAAGATCAGAGAGAAGCGATCAGCCATTACGGCCATGGAAGAGGCCGAGAAAGAGAAGAATGTAGCCAGGAAACTGGCCATCATTGAACAGGTAAAACAGTTGACACAGAACCAGGGTCAGGAGGATTTCAACAAGGTTTACCAGGAGTTCAAATCACTGCAGCAGGAATGGAACGAGATCAAGATGATCCCCCAGGCCAGGGTGAACGAGCTTTGGAAATCTTATCAGCATTACGTGGAGATTTTTTATGATCTGGTTCGGATCAACAACGAGTTCAGGGAATATGATTTCAAGAAGAATCTTGAATCGAAAACCGAGCTGTGTGAAGCCGCCGAGAGACTTGATGAGGAGTCTGATGTGGTTTCTGCCTTCCATCAGTTGCAGAATCTTCACCAGGAGTGGCGTGAGATTGGACCGGTATCCAGGAAGGAGAGGGAAGAGATATGGAATCGATTCAAAGAGGCCTCAACCAGTATCAACAAGAAATACCAGGCACATTTTGAGGCACTCAGGGGCAAGGAAGATGAGAACCTGGAACTGAAGACATCGCTCTGTGAAAAGCTGGAGGCAATAGACTACAGCCAGATTAAAACAATCAGAGACTGGAACAGCAAGGTGAAGGAGGTACTGGAGATTCAGACGCAGTGGCGCCAGATTGGATATGTACCACGCAAATGGAACACCAAGATATACAAACGTTACCGTGCCGCCTGTGATTTCTTTTTCCGTTCGAAGAATGAATATTATAAAACGCTGCGGAACGAGATGGAGGAGAACCTCCGGAAGAAAATGGAACTTTGTGAGCGTGCGGAGGCGATGAAAGAGAGCCAGGATTGGAGGAAAACCACCCAGGATTTTATTGAGATTCAGAAAGAGTGGAAGAATATTGGCATCGTGCCGCATAAATATGTGGATTCAGTTTGGAAACGATTTATCGCTGCCTGTGACTATTTCTTCGAACAGAAAAAAATACATACCTCTTCACAGAACGAAGAAGAATCGAAGAATCTGGATGCCAAGAAAAAAATCGTGGAGAAGATCAACCAGCTCGATCCTTCGCTTTCTGCCGAGGATGCATTGTCGTTGCTGCATAATCTGATGGACGAATGGTACGCCATCGGACATGTGCCCTACAAGATGAAAGATCGTGTCTACAGGGAGTTCTACGATGCTACTGAAGCTCAGTTTGACCGACTTAACATCGACAAAGAGGAACGCAAGTTGGAGAGCTTCAAATCCAATATTGCTGACATGAGTCGTTCGGGAAATGCCCAAAGCCAGCTGCTGCGTGAGCGTGAAAAGTTGATGCGTCAGTATGACCGGATGAAAAATGAACTGCAAACCTACGAGAATAACATCGGTTTCCTCTCCGTTTCCTCCAAGAAAGGCAATCATCTGGTGGATGACATGAACCAGAAGGTGGAGAAGATCAAGACTGAATTGCAGATGATCTTAAAAAAAATTGAGACCCTCGATAAGGAACTGTAACAAGAGCTCCATCTAAAATGAATTTATAAACAGCAGCCGTTGAATGCGGTTGCTGTTTTTGTGGATAAAATGATGAGATTTGGAGTGAATTGATTTAAATCGTAATTTTACCTTTCCAAATGATATTATGTTGAGGTAGATTGCGACAATAAAGTCTATTTGAGATGCTTATTTTGAACACTAATTTTAATGAAAAACAGATGAAACTTAATCGAATGATCTGGCTTATGGCGCTGATTGCCGTGGTTGGATGTACAAACAAACAGAAAGAGGCTCCCGCTGAGCAAACAACGTTATCGGGATTGAAGAAAACCGATTTTCAGTCGGAAGTGAACGGCGATTCAACAGACCTGTATCTGCTGATAAACGCTAATGGGATGGAAGTTGCAATCACCAATTACGGTGGACGCATTGTCTCAGTGATGGCGCCCGATAAAGAGGGCAATATGAAGGATGTCGTGCTGGGGTTCGATAACATTGAGGATTACATGGCTGTCAACAATGATTTCGGTGCCACGATCGGACGCTACGCAAACCGTATTGCAAATGGGAAAGTGACGATTGATGGTGTCGAATATGATTTGCCTAAGAATAATTTCGGACATACCCTCCATGGTGGTCCGAACGGTTTCCAGAAGCAGATTTTCAAAGCGTTGCAACCTGACAGTCAAAGTGTGGTGCTTACTTATCTGTCTGTAGATGGTGAGGAAAACTTCCCTGGCAACCTGAATGTAAAGGTGACCATGACGCTTACCGACAACAACGCCATCGATATCGTATATGAGGCTGAAACCGACAAGGAGACCGTAGTGAACCTTACCAACCACTCCTATTTTAATCTAAGTGGTGATCCCAGTCAGACCATCCTCGATCATATGTTGATGGTTTATGCGGATGAGTACACTCCTGTAGACGAGACATTTATGACAACTGGCGCCATCGAGAAAGTAGAAGGCACACCCATGGATTTCAGAACAGCGGTTGCCATTGGAGAGAAGGTTGATCAATATGATTTTGAACAGTTGAAGAATGGTGACGGTTACGACCACAACTGGGTGTTGAACACCAATGGTGACGTGTCGATGGTGGCAGCTTCTGTATGGTCTCCCGTGACTGGTATCAAGCTCGATGTTTATACCAACGAGCCGGGCATTCAGATCTATTCAGGCAATTTCCTTGATGGCACTGTAACGGGGAAAAAGGAGATCACCTATCAGAAACGTGCTGCTGTCTGTCTGGAGACGCAGAAATTTCCCGATTCGCCCAACAAGCCGGATTGGCCCTCTCCCTATCTGAAACCGGGTGAAAAATACAGCAGCCGTTGTATTTATCAATTTTCGGTAATAGACTAATCGATTCTTAACAGATCAAGCATATGGAAAGCTTATCCAATCTGCCCGAATGGCTGATCATCCTGATCGTCATACTGTCCCTGTTCGACTCAGTGTTGAAACTGATCGCACTCTGGAGAGCAGCCCGTAACAATCATCTGGTCTGGTTCATTTGCCTGGCTATTTTCAATACAGTGGGTATTCTACCCATTGTGTACCTGGTATTGAATAAGAACAAAGCGATTCCCAAAGCCGAATAGATTTTTCGTGAACAAAGAGTGAGGGTGGAGCCGGCAACGGTCCACCCTCTTTTCATTTTGCATGCGTTACGATAATTCAGATTCCTGTGATCTGATGCTTTGCATAATAGCTGCACCACTCCCTTATTCCACAGCTCTCGCATTTGGGCTTCCGTGCCACACAGACATACCGGCCATGCAGGATCAGCCAGTGATGCGCTTTTGAGAGGAGTGGGGCAGGGATATGTTTTACCAACTCCCGCTCCGTCTCCAGCGGTGTTTTTGAATTGCGGGTGAGACCTATACGGTTGGCCACGCGGAACACATGGGTGTCCACCGGCATGGCCGGCTTATCGAATGCCACGGCCAGTATCACGTTGGCTGTCTTGCGTCCCACTCCGGGAATGGTGAGCAACAGATCGATATCGGCAGGCACCTCCCCGCCGAAGTCGGCTACCAGCTTTTTGGCCATTCCCACCAGGCTTTTCGCCTTGTTGTTGGGATAGGAGCAGGAGCGGATATGGGTGAATATTTCATCGGAAGAGGAGGCGGCCATCACCTCCGGTGTGGGAAACGCCTCGAAAAGGGGAGGGGTGATCTGGTTCACCCGTTTGTCGGTACACTGTGCCGACAGAATCACTGCCACCAGCAACTGATAGGGAGTCTGATAGTGTAGCTCTGTCTCTGCCGACTCGGCGTTGGCTTCAAACCAACCGATCACATTTTTATATCGTTCCTTTTTGGTCATATTCCACTTTTTGGCCAAATTATTGAATTTCCCTATTTAACCATCCTCACTTTCTTACATCAGCATTATTTATCCGCCAGTGGGATAAAACGTGCACTCAGGTCGGGGTCCTCCATGTCCGGATCGAGAGGATAGATGGGACGTGGTACTCGCTGATAGGGCAATCGAAGCAGATCCTGATCCACACCTCCCGGTGTGAGCGCCATGATCCAGTCGCCACGCATATCGTATAGTTCGGGCACCAGATATCCGATTTTCACCACCAGGATATCGGTCTCCCGGGGGATGAGGCCCAGATCGGCGAACTGCTTCTCGTAGTGATAGGCATTTCGTTTTTCGGTGACGATGGTATAGATGTTACCGCTCTTCACCACAACCTCGCTGTTGTGCTCATCTTCTTTGATGTGCGTAACGACTCCCCTCAAGCGGAGGGGTGGGGCAAACCGGTCGTCCACCTCCGCACCAGCGGTGGCGTCGACAGTGCCGCCCACACCCGCTTCGATAGCTTTCTTCACCAGTTCCGGATCGGGTATGGAGGCATAAATCAGCGTCTTGCCGCTCTTCTGCAAGGCAGAGTGTTTGAAAAGCTCATGCAGTGTCCAGGTCACATCGCCTGCGCCACCGGCAGTGGGATTGTCGCCCATGTCACTGATGATAAACGGCTGCTTGTCGCTGGCCAGCGCTTTTTCCAGTGCTTCCTCCAGGTAGGTGGTGGGTGCCACGAATTCGAATTCTCTTCTCACATCCCAGAAACGATGAGCCAGTTTCTCTGCTGCTTTACCTACAGCCTCCTTGTCGTCACCGTAAGCCATCACCACCCCGTGGTTGCGTGGTTCATCGGCCCAGGGATAAGACATCCAGATGGCGGCATCGATCACCCTGTCTCCATCCAGTAGGCCCGGTATTTCAGCATAGAGGCTCTTGCCCGGCTCGATGCGTGTGCTCGTTTTCTCTCCCGGCAGGAGGATGGGAACCGGGATCCAGGCTTTATAAGCCGGCTTTCCTTTCCCGCTTTCCAACCTGTCGAGCAGGTTGGTCACAGCCCTTTTCTTCGATTCAATGGCATCCTCGTGCGGAGCCAGACGGTAGCATGTAATCAGGTCGGTGTGCTGTGCCAGTCGCGGAGATACACTGCCGTGCAGGTCCATCGAGGTGGAGATCAGCACCTCTGTGCCCACCAGCTCACGGATGCGCACGATGAAATCACCTTCAGGGTCGTCCAGTCCCTGAACGCTCATCGCACCATGGATATCAAAGAAAAGCCCGTCCAGGGGTAGTGTTTCACTCAGCATCTCCAATGTTTGAGTCACCAGTGACTCATACGCCTCGCGGGTCACGATACCCCCCGGCATGGCATGACCGCGCAGGGTGGGGAGCCATACTGCCCGATCGATGATCCCTGAGTCGGGTGCCATGAAGGGGTAATAGCTGAAAACCTCATCACCCACTCTTGCCCTGAAGGCATCCTCGTGGGAAACTGCGGGTGAGAAGGTGCTCGACTCGATGGCGATACCAGCGATGGCAACTCTGGGTTTTTCACTTTTGTTGCTGTTGCTGCACGATAGGGCAATGATCATCAGAAACAGTGGGAGGACTAATACTATTTTTTTCATTTGAATCTATGTTGATGTAATTTGGTTCAATACATGGATGGTATGTGTGGCAACCAAACAGGCTGTCTCCGTGCGAAGGCGGGTCTCTCCAAGGCTCACAGGCTCAAATCCGTTGTTGATGGCTTCTGCCACTTCCTGCTCACTGAAGTCGCCTTCAGGGCCAATCAATATCAGTACATCTTCACCTTTCCTGTAAGATTGTGCCAATGCAGTTTTGGGCAGATCATAACAGTGGGCAATGAACTTTCTACCGTTAAAAGGTTGTGCAACAAACTCACTAAAGGAACGCATCTCGTCGATGAGGGGCAGCCGGGCCTGTTGTGACTGTTTCATTGCCGAAATCGCAATTTTGGTCAATCGTTCTCTTTTGATCTCCTTCCGCTCGGAGAAATTGCCAAGGACTGGCGTAAACCGATCAACCCCTATCTCGGTTGCCTTCTCCACGAACCACTCGTTGCGGTCCATCTGCTTGGTCGGTCCGAAAGCGAGCTGAATCATAAATGATCTCTTTCGGGGTTCTTCCCATTTACGCAGGATGGTCACCACGCTTTTTTTCGGATGGGAAAGTAGCAACCTGCATTCGTAAAAAGAACCCTCACCGTCCGTGACGGTCAGCAGGTCACCTTCTTGCATGCGCAACACTTTCGCACAGTGCTGCGATTCCTGTTCCGGGAGAATAGGGTTTTCCAGGATCTCGGGACAGAAAAAGAGATTTTCGGCCATTATTTTCAGGATTTATTCTCCCTGCGGTTTATCTCATCACGCAGACTGGTTGCAAGTTCATAATTTTCCTCATTCACTGCCTCCCTGAGCCTCTCTTTAAGGGCATCCAGCCGCAAATCGGTCAACTCCTCCTCTCTCTTCTTAGTGGGCTCCTGTAATGGATCTGCTGCACTTTGTTCGTTATGCTCATCAAAGACAACAGCCATGTTACGCATGATCTCCTCTGTGGTGAAGATGGGAGAATTGGTGCGGATGGCAAGGGCAACAGCATCCGATGTGCGAGAGTCGATGCGATATTCAGTTCCGTTCTGCTCGATTAGCAGCTCCGAGAAAAAGGCACCCTCTTCGAACTTGTATATTACCACCTCTTTAAGCAGAATGCCCAACTCCTTCCAGATGGAACAGATCAAATCATGTGTGAGGGGTCTGGGAGGAGTGATTCCTTCCATCACGATGGCAATCGATTGTGCTTCGGGCGTACCGATGACAATGGGAAGCCGTCTGATTCCCTCCTCCTCAGAAAAAACGAGTGCGTAGGCGCCAGCTTGAACCTGACTGAAAGATATCCCCAGTATGGAAAGTTTAATTTTTTGTGACACGACAGTTTGCAATTATCCGAATCAACCTCAAATATACGAATTAATCGTGAGAGATGGTTGTCAGTCTCATTTTTTTTGATTTTTTCTCCAATTTTGATTGAATGTGCGAAAAATATTGTATCTTTGCATCCGGAAATTCAATATGGTGGTTGTAGCTCAGTTGGTTAGAGCGTCGGATT
This genomic window from Dysgonomonadaceae bacterium zrk40 contains:
- a CDS encoding M81 family metallopeptidase; translation: MKKIVLVLPLFLMIIALSCSNSNKSEKPRVAIAGIAIESSTFSPAVSHEDAFRARVGDEVFSYYPFMAPDSGIIDRAVWLPTLRGHAMPGGIVTREAYESLVTQTLEMLSETLPLDGLFFDIHGAMSVQGLDDPEGDFIVRIRELVGTEVLISTSMDLHGSVSPRLAQHTDLITCYRLAPHEDAIESKKRAVTNLLDRLESGKGKPAYKAWIPVPILLPGEKTSTRIEPGKSLYAEIPGLLDGDRVIDAAIWMSYPWADEPRNHGVVMAYGDDKEAVGKAAEKLAHRFWDVRREFEFVAPTTYLEEALEKALASDKQPFIISDMGDNPTAGGAGDVTWTLHELFKHSALQKSGKTLIYASIPDPELVKKAIEAGVGGTVDATAGAEVDDRFAPPLRLRGVVTHIKEDEHNSEVVVKSGNIYTIVTEKRNAYHYEKQFADLGLIPRETDILVVKIGYLVPELYDMRGDWIMALTPGGVDQDLLRLPYQRVPRPIYPLDPDMEDPDLSARFIPLADK
- a CDS encoding 16S rRNA (uracil(1498)-N(3))-methyltransferase, whose product is MAENLFFCPEILENPILPEQESQHCAKVLRMQEGDLLTVTDGEGSFYECRLLLSHPKKSVVTILRKWEEPRKRSFMIQLAFGPTKQMDRNEWFVEKATEIGVDRFTPVLGNFSERKEIKRERLTKIAISAMKQSQQARLPLIDEMRSFSEFVAQPFNGRKFIAHCYDLPKTALAQSYRKGEDVLILIGPEGDFSEQEVAEAINNGFEPVSLGETRLRTETACLVATHTIHVLNQITST
- a CDS encoding bifunctional nuclease family protein, with the protein product MSQKIKLSILGISFSQVQAGAYALVFSEEEGIRRLPIVIGTPEAQSIAIVMEGITPPRPLTHDLICSIWKELGILLKEVVIYKFEEGAFFSELLIEQNGTEYRIDSRTSDAVALAIRTNSPIFTTEEIMRNMAVVFDEHNEQSAADPLQEPTKKREEELTDLRLDALKERLREAVNEENYELATSLRDEINRRENKS